CAGGGCGCCGAACTGGTGCTCGGCTCCGGCCGCTTCATTCCGGGCTTCGAAGACCAGCTCGTCGGCCTCAAGGCCGGCGCCGAGAAGACCATCACCGTGACCTTCCCGGCCGACTATCCGGCCAAGAATCTCGCCGGCAAGGAAGCAACCTTCGACGTGTCAGTCAAGGAAGTCGCCGCACCTGCCGATGTCGAGATCAACGACGAACTTGCCTCCAAGCTCGGCATCGAATCCGCCGACCGCCTGAAGGAAATCGTCCGTGGCCAGATCGAATCGCAGTACGGCTCGCTGACCCGTCAGAAGCTGAAGCGTCAGATCCTCGACCAGCTGGACGAGATGTACAAGTTCGAGACCCCGAACTCGCTCGTCGACGCCGAATATAACGGCATCTGGAGCCAGGTGAACAACGACCTCGCCCAGTCCGGCAAGACCTTCGAGGACGAAGACACGACCGAAGAGAAGGCTCGCGAGGAATACAAGACGCTCGCCGAGCGTCGCGTTCGCCTCGGCCTCGTTCTCTCCGAAATCGGTGAAAAGGCCGGCGTCGAGGTCAGCGAAGACGAGATGCAGCGCGCCATCTACGATCAGCTGCGCCAGTATCCGGGCCAGGAAAAGCAGATCCTCGAATTCTTCCGCAGCCAGCCGGGTGCCGCTGCTTCGATCCGCGCACCGATCTTCGAAGAGAAGGTCATCGATCACCTGCTGACCGAAATCGACGTCACCGACAAGAAGGTGACTAAGGAAGAGCTGCTCGCCGAGGAAGAGGGCGAAGCCAAGGCCGAAACCAAGAAGGCCGCACCGAAGAAGAAGGCTGCCGCCAAGGCCGAAGCAGCTGACGCCGGTGAAGGCGAAGAAGCCGCA
This Rhizobium brockwellii DNA region includes the following protein-coding sequences:
- the tig gene encoding trigger factor, which translates into the protein MQVIETLAEGLKREIKVVIPAKDMQDKMNERLADVKDKVRINGFRPGKVPAAHLKKVYGKSIMADLVNEIVREQPAAILSSRGEKSATQPEIAMTEDKDEADKILAAEQDFEFTLSYEVLPPIELKSVKGIKVTREVIDISDDEVNEQVLKVAESARAYETKTGKAANGDRITMDYVGKVDGEAFEGGTDQGAELVLGSGRFIPGFEDQLVGLKAGAEKTITVTFPADYPAKNLAGKEATFDVSVKEVAAPADVEINDELASKLGIESADRLKEIVRGQIESQYGSLTRQKLKRQILDQLDEMYKFETPNSLVDAEYNGIWSQVNNDLAQSGKTFEDEDTTEEKAREEYKTLAERRVRLGLVLSEIGEKAGVEVSEDEMQRAIYDQLRQYPGQEKQILEFFRSQPGAAASIRAPIFEEKVIDHLLTEIDVTDKKVTKEELLAEEEGEAKAETKKAAPKKKAAAKAEAADAGEGEEAAPKKKAAPKKKAADESAE